The following coding sequences lie in one Silene latifolia isolate original U9 population chromosome 5, ASM4854445v1, whole genome shotgun sequence genomic window:
- the LOC141654912 gene encoding disease resistance protein RGA2-like, with protein sequence MAESMVTELLKSIGEKVGSEVWKTIVDAANIESQIKGLEDIKNTIEATLLDADSSQLCSHSQRDVLQKLERGLAKLIDFQDAKATKAKQKQLMGGSKFTKEARLFFSTSNQLVSPFKDARKIKGMTGELSQVARNQTRILNNVSGSYMSTDMVIGRDGDRDIMVSSLLDSSAAAGVLPVASFVGIGGVGKTTLAQYVYNDERIIRYFDLQLWISTTQDFNVKDVLRQMVTCATDEKALECGIDHLQRRLYQKIAGKRFLLVLDGVWDDDSLRAKWIELRALLRAGAQGSKVLLTTRSKTVAKIIGTQEPLIVSDLEDDDSLLLFQYVAATEWHEPGVEAIAEEIAKMCPKVPLVILAVGSLLARKHTVQEWRSFRNAQLANFASYGSDVMGTLKLSYDQLGTRLKLCVVYCSLFPKGFEFHKTSLVRLWIAMGYVEGEYTDQNPEEVAEGYVLCLLNQGFFYSTGRYGYKCPDFFQMHNLMHDLVLSIGGFKYRMADSNTNEFDERVRHVSFHIENHSGWVVPSSLLKLKQLKSFLLPLPYCLKSLNISKLFQLYDIFTSRIESLRALRMHGL encoded by the coding sequence ATGGCGGAATCGATGGTGACTGAGTTGCTTAAAAGTATTGGTGAGAAAGTGGGTTCTGAAGTTTGGAAAACAATAGTAGATGCAGCTAACATTGAGTCTCAAATAAAAGGGCTTGAGGATATCAAAAATACAATTGAAGCTACACTTCTTGATGCAGATTCATCGCAGCTGTGCAGTCATTCTCAACGAGACGTGCTCCAGAAGCTTGAACGTGGACTTGCCAAATTAATCGATTTCCAAGATGCAAAAGCTACAAAAGCCAAGCAGAAACAACTCATGGGAGGAAGTAAGTTCACCAAAGAGGCGCGCTTGTTTTTTTCTACTTCAAACCAGCTAGTATCCCCCTTCAAGGATGCTAGAAAAATCAAGGGTATGACGGGGGAACTGAGTCAAGTTGCAAGAAACCAAACCCGAATATTGAACAATGTGTCGGGGTCTTATATGAGTACTGATATGGTAATTGGACGAGATGGAGACAGGGATATTATGGTAAGCTCACTATTAGACTCCTCAGCTGCTGCTGGTGTCCTCCCTGTTGCTTCCTTTGTCGGAATAGGTGGAGTTGGGAAGACTACATTGGCTCAGTATGTGTACAATGATGAAAGGATTATAAGATATTTTGATTTGCAGCTTTGGATTTCCACCACCCAAGATTTTAATGTCAAGGATGTGTTACGGCAAATGGTGACATGTGCCACTGATGAAAAAGCTCTCGAGTGCGGGATTGATCATCTCCAACGGCGTCTATATCAAAAAATTGCTGGGAAGAGGTTTCTGCTTGTTTTGGATGGTGTGTGGGATGACGACAGTTTGAGAGCAAAATGGATAGAACTGAGAGCACTGCTCAGGGCCGGGGCTCAAGGGAGTAAAGTTCTCCTTACCACACGTAGCAAAACAGTTGCTAAAATTATTGGTACCCAAGAACCATTAATTGTTAGTGATTTAGAAGATGATGATTCATTGCTCCTCTTTCAATATGTGGCTGCTACGGAGTGGCATGAGCCAGGGGTGGAGGCCATCGCGGAGGAGATTGCAAAGATGTGTCCTAAAGTTCCCCTTGTTATACTGGCAGTTGGAAGCCTTTTGGCGAGGAAACATACTGTCCAGGAATGGCGATCTTTTAGGAATGCTCAGCTTGCAAATTTTGCCTCCTATGGAAGTGATGTCATGGGCACACTCAAACTCAGTTACGATCAGTTAGGTACTAGACTAAAACTCTGTGTTGTATACTGCTCTTTGTTCCCAAAGGGATTCGAATTCCATAAAACTAGTCTCGTTCGTCTTTGGATCGCAATGGGATATGTTGAAGGCGAGTACACAGACCAAAATCCAGAAGAGGTGGCAGAAGGATATGTGTTGTGCTTGCTAAATCAAGGATTTTTCTATTCTACAGGCAGGTATGGGTATAAGTGCCCTGACTTTTTTCAAATGCACAACCTGATGCATGATTTAGTGCTCTCGATTGGTGGGTTTAAGTATAGAATGGCAGATTCAAATACAAATGAATTTGATGAAAGAGTCCGTCATGTATCATTCCATATAGAAAACCACTCGGGTTGGGTAGTCCCATCGTCACTATTAAAACTGAAGCAGTTGAAGTCGTTCCTTCTCCCTCTTCCTTATTGTTTGAAGTCCTTGAATATAAGTAAACTTTTCCAGTTATATGATATATTTACATCCAGAATTGAGTCTTTGAGGGCACTGCGGATGCATGGGCTCTGA